The following is a genomic window from Amycolatopsis sp. BJA-103.
GGAGGGGACCGACGCGATGGTCGCCGAGGTCGACGCCGTGCGGAAGGCGGGTGACACCGTCGGCGGCGTGATCGAGGTGATCGCCTACGGCCTGCCGCCGGGCCTCGGCTCGCACGTGCACTGGGACCGCAGGCTCGACGCCCGCCTCGCCGGCGCGCTCATGGGCGTGCAGGCGATGAAGGGCGTGGAGGTCGGTGACGGCTTCACCACGGCCAAGCGCTGGGGCAGCCAGGCCCACGACGAGATCGACCGCGGCACCGGTCCGGTCGGGGTGACCCGCCGGTCCAACCGCGCGGGCGGGCTCGAGGGCGGTATCACCAACGGCGAGCCGCTGCGCGTGCGCGTCGCGATGAAGCCGATCTCGACCGTCCCCAAGGCACTGTCCACTGTGGACGTCACGACCGGCGAGCCCGCGGTGGCCATCCACCAGCGTTCCGACGTCTGCGCGGTACCCCGCGCCGGTGTCGTGCTGGAGTCGGTGGTCGCGCTGGTCCTCGCGGACGCCGCGCTGGAGAAGTTCGGCGGGGACTCGCTGGCCGAGGGCAAGCGCAACGTCGAGGGCTACCTGAAGGCGCTCGAGGAGCGCTGGTGACCCCTCGCGCGGTGATCATCGGGCCGCCGGGTTCGGGCAAGAGCACGGTCGGCCCGGCGCTCGCCGCCCGGCTCGGTCTCGCCTTCCGTGACAGCGACGACGACATCGTCGCGAGCGCGGGCAAGCCCATCACCGACATCTTCACCGAGGAGGGCGAGCCCGCCTTCCGCGCGCTGGAGGAGGAGATGGTCGCGAAGGCACTGGCCGAACACGACGGTGTCCTCTCCCTGGGCGGCGGGGCCCCGATCACCCCGGGCACCCGCGAGCGGCTGGCCGGGCACACGGTGGTCTTCCTCAACGTCGGGATGGCCGCCGGGGTCCAGCGCGCCGGGCTGTCCACGGCGCGCCCGTTGCTGGCCGGGGTCAACCCCCGCGCCACCTACAAGGCACTGCTCGACGCACGGCTGCCGGTGTACAGCGAGGTGGCCACGTTCGAGATCGAAACCGACCACTTGACGCCCGACGAGGTCGTCGAGGCCGCCGTCATCGGACTGACCGAGATCAGCAAGGAACGAGCATGAAGCGCACCATCGCCGGCGTTCTTCTCGCCGTCTTGACCTTGAGCCTGACCGCCTGCAGCGAGGAAAAGCAGCCCCCGGGCTCGGACGTGATCCAGACCAGCGCCGCGGCGACCGGCTCGGCCACCGCTTCGGCCGCGCCCGAAGCCGATGTCGCCGCCGACGTCCAGGTCATGAAGTGCGAGAGCACCAGCTACACCCCGAAGGTCACCATCGAGGTCACGAACAGCACCGGTGAGGACGCGCGCTACGCCGTCACCATCGCGATCAAGGACGCCGAGGGCAAGGCCTCCGGCGAGGCGCTGTTCGCCAAGAACCGGATGACGCCGGGCCAGAAGGTGACCGAAGAGATCCCGGGGGACACCCCGGTCAAGGGCAAGATCTCCTGCGAGGTCGCCAGGGCCAAGCGGCTTCCGCCGAAGTGAGGGAAACGATGACCGAGCCGGTTCGCATCACCGTCAACACCGCCAAGCCGTACGACGTCGTCATCGGGCGCGGCCTGCTGGGCGAGCTCACCGAGCAGCTCGCCGACGCCTCCAAGGTCGCGCTGATCCACCCGCCGACGCTGACGACCACCGCCGAGGCCATCCGCGACGAACTGGCCGAGGCCGGGATCGACGCGCACCGGGTCGAGATCCCCGACGCCGAGGACGGCAAGGCGCTCACCGTCGCCAGCTTCTGCTGGGAGGTCCTCGGCCGCATGGGCCTGGACCGCCAGGGAGTGGTCGTCGGGCTCGGCGGCGGCGCCGTGACCGACCTGGCGGGCTTCGTCGCCGCGACCTGGATGCGTGGCGTCCGGCTGGTCAACGTCCCCACCACGCTGCTGGGCATGGTCGACGCCTCGCTCGGCGGGAAGACCGGCATCAACACCGAGGCGGGCAAGAACCTCGTCGGCGTCTTCCACGAGCCGAGCGCGGTCCTGGTCGACCTCGCGACGCTGGAAACGTTGCCGCCCAACGAACTCGTCGCCGGGATGGCCGAGGTCGTCAAGGCCGGGTTCATCGCGGACCCTCGCATCCTCGAACTCGTCGAGCAGGACCCGGCCGCGGCGCTGGACACCACCGGCGAGATCATCGGCGAGCTGGTCCGCCGCTCGATCCAGGTCAAGGCCGACGTCGTCGCCGCGGACCTGCGCGAGTCGGACCTGCGCGAGATCCTCAACTACGGCCACACCCTCGCCCACGCCATCGAACGCCGCGAGAAGTACCGGTGGCGCCACGGTGCCGCCGTCAGCG
Proteins encoded in this region:
- a CDS encoding shikimate kinase, producing MTPRAVIIGPPGSGKSTVGPALAARLGLAFRDSDDDIVASAGKPITDIFTEEGEPAFRALEEEMVAKALAEHDGVLSLGGGAPITPGTRERLAGHTVVFLNVGMAAGVQRAGLSTARPLLAGVNPRATYKALLDARLPVYSEVATFEIETDHLTPDEVVEAAVIGLTEISKERA
- the aroB gene encoding 3-dehydroquinate synthase, with the translated sequence MTEPVRITVNTAKPYDVVIGRGLLGELTEQLADASKVALIHPPTLTTTAEAIRDELAEAGIDAHRVEIPDAEDGKALTVASFCWEVLGRMGLDRQGVVVGLGGGAVTDLAGFVAATWMRGVRLVNVPTTLLGMVDASLGGKTGINTEAGKNLVGVFHEPSAVLVDLATLETLPPNELVAGMAEVVKAGFIADPRILELVEQDPAAALDTTGEIIGELVRRSIQVKADVVAADLRESDLREILNYGHTLAHAIERREKYRWRHGAAVSVGLVFAAELARLAGRLDDATAERHTAVLKMLGLPTTYDPDALPHLLETMKGDKKTRSGVLRFVVLDGLAKPGRLEGPDPSLLAAAYSVVAGEAPKAGGSVLL